From Chlamydia avium 10DC88:
GTGGGTCATTGTAAGAAGTCAGGTTCGCGGGTTTTTCGTGCGTTAAAAGAAGTTCGTGTTTCTTCCGAGGATGTTCAAGAGATTTCTTTAGGAAATGAATTTGGATTGGAAGTCTTCGAAAATATTTCTTCTGTAGATGTCAGTGGTGTCTCTAAGGGTAAAGGGTTCCAGGGAGTAATGAAGAAGTATGGATTTCGTGGAGGTCCAGGAAGTCATGGTTCTGGGTTTCATCGCCATGCTGGTTCGATAGGGATGAGGTCGACTCCAGGAAGATGTTTTCCGGGGAGCAAGCGGCCTAGCCACATGGGCGCTGTGAATGTGACAGTAAAGAATTTAGAAATAGTTAAAATAGACTCAGAGAAGAAGGTGCTTCTGG
This genomic window contains:
- the rplC gene encoding 50S ribosomal protein L3 — encoded protein: MRSQLSLMGKKEGMVHVFDKEGNLVACSVISISPNVVTQVKLDAIDGYNAIQLGVDELNVQEKTLLRRISKAEVGHCKKSGSRVFRALKEVRVSSEDVQEISLGNEFGLEVFENISSVDVSGVSKGKGFQGVMKKYGFRGGPGSHGSGFHRHAGSIGMRSTPGRCFPGSKRPSHMGAVNVTVKNLEIVKIDSEKKVLLVKGAIPGSKGSIVVVRRSSKA